In one Musa acuminata AAA Group cultivar baxijiao chromosome BXJ2-5, Cavendish_Baxijiao_AAA, whole genome shotgun sequence genomic region, the following are encoded:
- the LOC135585585 gene encoding uncharacterized protein LOC135585585 isoform X1 has protein sequence MSSLLSPLRLPPPPPRPSSSSPAAPKPNVYAAFRISTANPASLLAQSLVAVQRPILSLPPTTGSCGFSKSRGGRCVVPLAMSAAASGDSDGSTRLSMDAIRKLFDGFPQPVKSFPWMRVLWSFQNIICELVWAVAKYLSVPLLAVTSLSEMSYCAHERKMGVIPIPVVVGFAVAGCLKDAAEQFSSDLKEGGLPWHLLLIASFFALLKLPGPSYPYWGRLLIPHLANGGLWRTIWLIFMWYRRPNAVPGASL, from the exons ATGTCTTCCCTTCTCTCCCCGCTCCGCCTTCCCCCGCCACCTCCTCGTCCTTCCTCATCGAGCCCAGCCGCTCCGAAGCCAAATGTCTACGCCGCTTTTCGCATATCCACGGCAAATCCCGCATCACTTTTGGCCCAATCTCTTGTGGCT GTCCAACGGCCAATTCTATCCCTGCCTCCGACAACAGGAAGTTGCGGCTTTTCCAAGTCCCGTGGCGGGAGATGCGTCGTTCCGCTTGCGATGAGTGCAGCAGCTTCTGGGGATTCTGATGGTTCGACGAGATTAAGTATGGATGCCATCCGTAAGCTGTTCGATGGATTTCCTCAACCAGTTAAGAGCTTTCCCTGGATGAGAGTGCTATGGAGCTTTCAGAACATCATCTGTGAGCTTGTCTGGGCGGTTGCCAAGTATCTCAGTGTGCCTCTTCTAGCCGTCACTTCCCTCAGCGAGATGTCATACTGCGCCCATGAGAGAAAGATGGGTGTGATACCGATTCCGGTCGTCGTTGGGTTTGCAGTTGCTGGGTGCCTTAAGGATGCTGCCGAGCAGTTTTCGTCAGATCTCAAG GAAGGAGGGCTTCCCTGGCATTTGCTTCTGATTGCGAGCTTCTTCGCATTGCTCAAATTGCCCGGCCCGTCTTATCCATACTGGGGGCGGTTATTAATTCCTCACCTTGCTAATGGTGGTCTTTGGAGGACTATTTGGCTAATATTTATGTGGTACAGAAGGCCTAATGCGGTACCAGGAGCTTCTTTATAA
- the LOC135585585 gene encoding uncharacterized protein LOC135585585 isoform X2 — MSSLLSPLRLPPPPPRPSSSSPAAPKPNVYAAFRISTVQRPILSLPPTTGSCGFSKSRGGRCVVPLAMSAAASGDSDGSTRLSMDAIRKLFDGFPQPVKSFPWMRVLWSFQNIICELVWAVAKYLSVPLLAVTSLSEMSYCAHERKMGVIPIPVVVGFAVAGCLKDAAEQFSSDLKEGGLPWHLLLIASFFALLKLPGPSYPYWGRLLIPHLANGGLWRTIWLIFMWYRRPNAVPGASL, encoded by the exons ATGTCTTCCCTTCTCTCCCCGCTCCGCCTTCCCCCGCCACCTCCTCGTCCTTCCTCATCGAGCCCAGCCGCTCCGAAGCCAAATGTCTACGCCGCTTTTCGCATATCCACG GTCCAACGGCCAATTCTATCCCTGCCTCCGACAACAGGAAGTTGCGGCTTTTCCAAGTCCCGTGGCGGGAGATGCGTCGTTCCGCTTGCGATGAGTGCAGCAGCTTCTGGGGATTCTGATGGTTCGACGAGATTAAGTATGGATGCCATCCGTAAGCTGTTCGATGGATTTCCTCAACCAGTTAAGAGCTTTCCCTGGATGAGAGTGCTATGGAGCTTTCAGAACATCATCTGTGAGCTTGTCTGGGCGGTTGCCAAGTATCTCAGTGTGCCTCTTCTAGCCGTCACTTCCCTCAGCGAGATGTCATACTGCGCCCATGAGAGAAAGATGGGTGTGATACCGATTCCGGTCGTCGTTGGGTTTGCAGTTGCTGGGTGCCTTAAGGATGCTGCCGAGCAGTTTTCGTCAGATCTCAAG GAAGGAGGGCTTCCCTGGCATTTGCTTCTGATTGCGAGCTTCTTCGCATTGCTCAAATTGCCCGGCCCGTCTTATCCATACTGGGGGCGGTTATTAATTCCTCACCTTGCTAATGGTGGTCTTTGGAGGACTATTTGGCTAATATTTATGTGGTACAGAAGGCCTAATGCGGTACCAGGAGCTTCTTTATAA